The DNA window tattttattatacataaccTCTCCTCATGTGACGTTACCATCACTGATAAAGATATTGGCTGATTTTGAACAGTTGTCTGGGCTCAAGGTTAAGAAATTGTGTGGAATGTGTTTTCCTTCCCCTCCCTGTATGGATCTGTATATGATTATTTTGAAGGTGAGCTACCTCTAAAAAGTATTAAACAAGTAAGTGGATGGAGAAATAAAAGACGTTTGAGGCTCAGAAATTTTTATGCAAAGAATGAAGTGtattgaaagaatattttatacatagaccatctaatacacaaaaacaaataatgtttttttctgtcctctTGACATTTCACAAGACATGATATAAGTACATACTATACAAAGTAAATACATTAAAGGTAATTAACGTAACCGTATAACCGTTCATATGACCGTGCCGTGATGCGCAATAATCCGATGGGTTTCACAatgttgggcttcctcagggatataaaTTAGTGCGTGCTTAACAGTCTACAGATATAGAGATACCACATGTCAGGGATATAAGACATAATATGCCCCATAGTTGCTGTAACGTGACAGGAACTGTGGGGCATATTTGGTGGCCCTGTCCTAAAGTTTCTAGACAATGGATAAGAGTATACCATATGATTTACACTGTTCTGGGGATTAATTTACCTAAAGATCCACGACATGCACTATATGCATTTCATATTCCTTTGCCCGATATTGACAGGAAATCCTCAATTcttatttctcatatttttatggCTACCAAGCAGACTATAGCACATGCCTAGAAGACCTCTGCATTGAtttttatggaaattaaaaattgAACGCAAGGGacaatatttaatgaaaagaTTACGGCTATTATTAATGATTCCCATAAGTTCCTGGACATATGGCAGCCCTAGTTGGAATACCATTTTCCGTCTCCGAAAACTCTCTTCTttatatctaaatgtattttgatttagTATTGTAACAGGACACCCCCCCACCtcccctttttccttttattttttcctcttttgtttttccctgtttttcttcttttgtcaACAAACAAGAAACCAAGAGATTGTATATGCTTTTTTTGTGTGGAAGGTAATCTaaccacttttttaaaaaaatttattgttttgttttcatggAGCATTTGTATTGAAGCTTTATAATGGATCCTATTCATTGCTGTACTGTAATGGATAGCgatttttcttttactgtgtaatatgctgaatgattgttttatttcttctttcaaaaatacctttttgtacCATGCTTCTTGTTACTTGTACTCAGTTGTATGATCCTAATAAACTTTTTGTACCAAGAAAGCAAAACTctgcctttaccaagatggccacctatAGCTAGAGACACATTCCAGAACAAGGCAAAGTAATATTATGTAATAGGGAAGGATCAACGACAGGGAGACCACAGACAAAATTGGAAACTTTAATTTGTCGTCTGCTTGCCTTTTTTGAGCATAGCTTTCACAATGTTAGCTAGATTCAGCTGTTCAGCTGTTCGGCCTTCCCCATAGTCCTTCTGGCTTAGAAAACAGATGAATCAAAGGATTTGAATGTTCCTTTGAAGTTGCTAGTGTAGGTGCAGATACACAGATGCAAGTTCAAGCAGTGTAGCTCCTATAAGAAAATGAGCTTTAAACTAAACCAAATGCCATGCTATGAACATTACCATATTCATATTCTAACCAGTAGCTCACAAAGGCACTCTAGTAGTctgcatcatttttatttaactttgttcTCTATGAAAGTAGCAACTTGACAGAGGTATAATGCAAACACAATTCATTAGCTTTCCCTTTCCAACAcctaatcctaataaaaaaataaaaaataaaactgatttcaaCCAGACCAGAGTGCCTTGGAGATGAATTGCTCACAGTTCCGGCAGCTAGAGAGATCAGTGAGGACTTGTTTAACAGCTTAATACCTGTTTTTTAAgagtgtgtaaatatataaatgtctataACCTGGCTATAGGTTGgctttaatcattttttcattcATCATGTAGATGTAGGTAGCCCACCTACAGTTTTATCACTTCATGGTTTTAATAGAGGTACATTGGTCAGGTAAACTTCAATatgcatattttagtttttattttgtcttataCATCAAGTTTTTTGAACTAAAATTACATATCTCCCACATATTATCAATTGAATATTTAAAGGTAATATATTATACCAAAGTTACAATACACAGTTACAAAAACTTTGTGACATCATACACGTGTATTTACCATGTGCCATTATTGTTGGGATGTTAAAATAAGACGATTTCACATGTTGAAGCATGACAGGgaccaaataataaatatagaataaataaaaaataaataagaaaagcaaaaagtaaaggtTACTTAATTTATTGCCAACCTCCCTAGCTGTCTTCACTTTCCCTGCTGCTCCATTGGGCTACTGGGAGTAAAACTTAATATGTGGTACTTTAGGGTATAGGAAGCATGCAACTCATTCTCCATTTCTTTCAGCAAGGGAGTTTTTAGCTCAAAAGACCTCGTACGCTCTATTATTTCAGCCTTAAAGCTTACACAGAGCAACAAAGTGGATGGGGGTGCTAAATAAAGGTTAGTATTGCAGCTGGGTTTTACATTGAACGCAAACCTGTAAGCTCCAACAGCATACATATCCAGCATCAGATGATACTGTGGGCACCTCCCCAATTTTCCAGAGTGGCCCGGGACAATAAAACATTGACCAGCACTGCTCTGATTCAATGCCTTAATACTTCCAAAACATGACTTCTTCCATGGTGTCAACAGTGATGAAAAGCTAAAGGGAGTTTTAGTTTTGCATTCTTTAATTCATATATGTTGCAAAACAAGGATTTACAGCTTACTGAACTACATGAAACCTTAGAATACATTTCAAGCAGAAATAAGCACATTAtcacaaaaagtcaccaggataTTGAGTTCcttggcagaagagacataaagtgtctcttttgccaaaaaaaaaaaaaaaaaaatcaccagctTCTGGctccttttgttctttgtttacacTGCACAGCAAATGTGCAATACAGTGTAAAGCTGGAAATGCCAAGAATGGATCAAAATGCTGGAGAGACACATCCAGGAGCTATATAACTGGCTGCCCAGTGGCCGAAGGGATCGATATTGACCCAAAAGAAAGCAGCTTTAAAGGATGCAGTAATAATAGCATCCTTGAGTTGTCATTATTGGGGGCACAAATAGGTGTGTGTTATATTCTGCAAGTATGTTTTGCAtgtttgctgattatggcaaaattTCACCTACACTACCAAgttgttttctgctttaaaatctttaaatcctAATATTTAGGATGCTAAAGACAACATCAAGTATTCCTTTTGTATTAAAATTGGATTACATTTAAGGGACTTTGGACCACTTTAATAATTTCTGGGTTTTGGTAGTACTCATTTAATGGTATAGGATCAATTAGATACTTCTATGATGAGAGGAGTAGTATACTCAGAGTGTCTGATGCCCATTGAAAATGCAGGTGCtcgttttttgttgtttgtgacTTTTTCTGGATTATGAGCTCCAGGCCCTGGGGTAGCAAACTGTATTTTGGAAACCGGATGTCGCCCAAGCATTGAATAAGCTGGACCTTTTTTCATGTAGCTATTGTTATCTGTTTGACTATAGTGAGCTGGACCTGGTGTAAGTGCTAAATCTTCAGAATGCCCTCCACGACGTATCCTTGCAGACATAGTAAAAGCTGGGGCAGATGCTTTTGCTGGAACTCTCGGACCCAGAACTGGAGGTAAAGAGTAGGTGTTCGGTGCTGGTACCTGATCAATTGTTCTGTAGCGGGTTCTTGAACCAATAGAGTATGATGGGGGTTTGCGATAAGTTGGAATGATACATTTCTCCGGCCTGTAAACCCCAGGACCAGGTGTTGTTTCTCTATTATCTGTGAACATTAGACAGGTATTATAGTGAATAA is part of the Pyxicephalus adspersus chromosome 3, UCB_Pads_2.0, whole genome shotgun sequence genome and encodes:
- the CIMAP1D gene encoding protein CIMAP1D; its protein translation is MEENTERKTAMIAAKETGPGPGRYNLPPTVGFVGHDYTKYSSPAYSFHGRTSHSAHVVDSSPGPRYYVEPCLTRFGRSAGPAYSILARGKSADNRETTPGPGVYRPEKCIIPTYRKPPSYSIGSRTRYRTIDQVPAPNTYSLPPVLGPRVPAKASAPAFTMSARIRRGGHSEDLALTPGPAHYSQTDNNSYMKKGPAYSMLGRHPVSKIQFATPGPGAHNPEKVTNNKKRAPAFSMGIRHSEYTTPLIIEVSN